ACAAGCACAGGAGGCGAAGTAGAGGCGTTGTAGTAGGGCACATAGCCACCGGTAGGAGGCCCATAGTAGTTTTGTTGCTGTGGCATGTACtgaccccctgcgccgccgcagcagacAATCGACACGGCCACGGGCGGGCACGGCGTCTGTGACCCAGGGGCCGAAGGTGGCATCGGCGGTGCGGATGgcagcgacgacggcgccggaggCGGGTAGCCGTAGATCGATAGTGGCTTCCCCGGCGGCTCGCACTCGGCGCCGGTGCACAGGACGGGGGACGTGGTTGTGTTGCTGCTGCCGTCACCTGTTGCGTTGTCCATGGCTGCTGCCGCGGCTGCGCTTGCCAAGAGCAAGGCGTGGCGTAAGACGAGCGCCATCGCTATGGATCTGCCCCCCTTATGTTCCTGACTGAAAGGACACGGCAGAATCGATAGGAGAGAGATGTTGATATGGGGCATGGTTGTCCTGGGACAATATGGAGTATATGATCGTCAGCGAGTAAAGGCGAGGCGTGCATGCAGGCTGACACATGGGGCACCATGTGTTGGATGCTACAAGCCACGCGCTAAGGGAGATGAAGACACCATCACCGCTCTGTTGCCTTCTGATGATGTGGTCAAGCTACACGTATAGGATAGACGACCACGACGCGAGTTCCTTCCAGCTAGGGATAGTTCTTTCCCGTCTGCCGTGCATATATACTTTGCATCTCCTCTCCCAGCCTCAAAGACATCAGCAATCTTGGCACGGTATGGTTGTTGCAATATATACAAAGAGGATAAGCTTGTATATATTTCATCTCTCACTCGAATGCACAGTTACAGTCACCGCATTTCCACTTGACATGGCAGGATTAAGCATCGCATTTTTCAAAACCGGTAAAATTGCAGCATACTATTACCAGTTAACCCTAGAAAAAAACTGAGTTTTACGTCTTTAACAGAAGGTATACCTTTATGTCAGTGCCACTAGCATGCTACAAA
The Panicum virgatum strain AP13 chromosome 6N, P.virgatum_v5, whole genome shotgun sequence genome window above contains:
- the LOC120678701 gene encoding bile salt-activated lipase-like produces the protein MALVLRHALLLASAAAAAAMDNATGDGSSNTTTSPVLCTGAECEPPGKPLSIYGYPPPAPSSLPSAPPMPPSAPGSQTPCPPVAVSIVCCGGAGGQYMPQQQNYYGPPTGGYVPYYNASTSPPVLVAPITLVGYYAMVAFIFLLWLVV